The region CAACAGCCATCACACTCTGAACCTGCACCAAACTTTCCTTCCCCACCTCCTATACATCCAAATCGCACCACATCTGAACAAACACCACCACCTACACAACAACCAACCCACTCTGAACCACAACCAACCCAACCACCATCTGAACCAACCCCACAACATGAATTATCCTCACAGTCACGCTCTGACATTCCACCACCCATCACTTCCGTTGACCCCACAACTCTCACACTCAATCTAAGTGCCTCAAACTCACCCTCCCCAGCCTCTGCCACTGGACCAGCAACTACCCTACCTACCCTTGAAGAAGCAATCCAGGTTTTTGCAGAGTCTTTAGTTGAGAAGGTCTAGTCTCAGACCATCAATTTtggtatcagtgatgatccctctgtTGTAAGGATCCACTAGAATagagtgataagttggatgacctctgaagccttcaagctgaaaggcctctctgaacaagaccgcaatgacttcatcagagacgTTGGTATTAGACTTCAagagcgcttagccagagaagctgaggaacgtgcaagaaaggaagctgaagagaaagcgTGCCAAGAAGAACTTCAAAGAATCAGAGAAGTTGAAGCAAAGGCTGCtgctgatgctgctgctgctgaggctgaggcaaaagctaaagccgacgctgaagaagctgctgccaAAGCCAACGCTGATGaactgactcagggggagcactCCAACTCTGGGTTCGTTCCTCTGGTCTTGAAGACTCTAGAGGAACTGCAGAAAGAACAACAGGTAGTTCGGGCCAGGCTGGATCAACAGGACTCAGTCAACgtcaacattcagaacatgttgtcccagctgctccaaaggatgcctccacctccaaacccttaggcacctaggctaTTTGCGTGTTGCTTTCTCTGTTTTTGTTGTTTTCTCTCTGCTTTCTGCTTTCTGACATATGTGCTGCTTATCTGTAAATGCTTTTTATCAATATCAACCTTTTTTGCTATctctttttgattctgacaaaaagggggagaactaaaacagctCTGATGGAAACATAACTAAATCCTCTCAAGCATTGCAAACATCATTAATAAATTATTACTAAATCAATGACTaaagatatgcaggaaagtagctaAAACACTAAACCAAAGAAGGTCCGGAAAGAACTTCTAAGTTATCCAaggatctaactcagggggagcccACTTCCCTATCTGATCTAAGATTTTCCTTAATGTTTCACCTTTACTCTgtattgttttgtcatcatcaaaaagggggagattgcaagaacaaagttggttctacaatatatctctaagattttgatgataacaaaggatgaaacaaaaatggtactctaacgagattttttcttagtgtgcagAACTCTGATCAAACATCAGATAGAAAAttacatcagatacaaaatattTGATTATCAGATACTACTCAGAAAGAATGTGTCCAGAAGGCTCTGATTCTGATCAACGCAGATACCAGCACAACAtaaagaagtcagaaactctgaTAAAAGAAtactgaatccagactctgaatctGAAAAAGTCTAGAGCATTGAGA is a window of Lathyrus oleraceus cultivar Zhongwan6 chromosome 6, CAAS_Psat_ZW6_1.0, whole genome shotgun sequence DNA encoding:
- the LOC127093719 gene encoding proline-rich receptor-like protein kinase PERK10, with amino-acid sequence MLNETTSPSSSPSPQSPPYYELTEPSNPQSLTLAQLQARALASQQPSHSEPAPNFPSPPPIHPNRTTSEQTPPPTQQPTHSEPQPTQPPSEPTPQHELSSQSRSDIPPPITSVDPTTLTLNLSASNSPSPASATGPATTLPTLEEAIQVFAESLVEKV